TACTGAAGGAAAAGATGAGTTCAACAGGTTCTACACTTGTTTTGACAACATAAGAAGGACATGGAAGGAGACATGTAGACCTTTGCTTGGAATTGATGGATGCTTCGTTAAACACAAGATCAAAGGGCAAGTGTTGGTGGCATTAGGAAGAGACGCAGATAATGCCATATATCCAGTGGCATGGGGTGTAGTTCAAGTTGAAAATACAGATAATTGGTCATGGTTTGTGAGGATGGTAAAGGAAGACTTAGGACTTGATGATGGTGAAGGGTTTGTTATCGTGTCTGATCGCCAAAAGGTTAGTGtctttatgatatttttttgcttaaaaattGAGCTAATTGaataagtttatataaattaaacctgcttatttttttttggctttttggTACAGGGTTTGATAGCTGCAGTTAAGGAGGAATTGCCTAAGGTAGAGCATAGGAAGTGTGTGAGACACATCTATGAGAATCTGAAGAAAAAACATGGAAGTAAAAGCGACATGAAGTCTTATTTATGGAGCTTAGCATGGAGTTACAACGAAGCAGAATATAAGGAAAGGCTGGATAGGATTTTCAATTACGATGTTGGTGTATATGATGATGTTATGAAGACAAATCCGAAGTCTTGGTGTAGAGCATACCACAGGTTGGGGCCGTATTGTGAAGATGTGGAAAACAATTCCACAGAGTCTTTCAATAACACTATTGGAAAGGCAAGAGAACTCCCATTTGTCCCTATGTTAGAGACAATAAGAAGACTTGCCATGGCTCGGATTGCAAAACGATCGGCAATCTCTCATGGTCACAAAGGTATaagattatttgattatttttattcccTCTATGATGCCTCTCATGCTTTAATCTCTAATAATCTCTaatgacattatttttttaggtaTTTGTACACCATATGCGACTGAGTTTCTTAAAATAGAGAAGGAGAAAGCTACTGCATGCACAATTACAAGAAGCACCAACGGAATGTATGAAGCAAAGTTGGGTGGATGTACTCACCGTGTCAGCTTGGATAGATGGACTTGCACGTGTATGAAGTTTGAGATTTGTGGGATTCCATGTGAGCATGCCTATGGAGTCATTCTCCATAAGAAGCTTAAGGCTGAGGACTTCGTATGTAAGTGGTTCAGAACATCTATGTGGAGAAGAAACTATACTGATGGCCTTATTCCGGTGAGAGGTGCTCGATTTTGGCCTCAAACGGGTGCTCCGGACGTTCATATTCCACCAGATCCAGACCAACCGGGGAGGAAGAAGATGACTAAAGCTgacaagaaaagaaagaaacctGCTAATGAGTCTCCAACAAAGAAGCAACCAAAGCATAAAAAGAGAATTATGCACTGCGGAATATGTGGCCAACCTGATCACAACTCAAGGTTTCATAGTAAAAAACAGGTTTGTTCTGTTTCTAATTCACCATTGGTAAGCTCAAACAAAGATTcactaattttcatttttggtaGGCTTCTAGAGCTGGTCCTTCTCATGTTGCTTCTCCAGCTGCTTCTCAAGCTCATTCTCCAGCTGCTTCGCAAGCTTCTTCTCAAGCTGGTTGTCATATCATCCATGGATATGAAGATATGTGTTGATGGTGGTCACGACTTTTGTGGTTTTTAGAGTCTCGGATTTGGTGTTGTTTTGTCTCTCAGCTTTTGTGTTTTTAGAGTCTCGGAATTTGTGGGTTTTGGTGTctcaaattgttttaaaattatgtaacCCTCTTTTGTTCAAACCGATGTGTCTTTAGGGATGGTGGTATCTATTTAAACATTATCTTGCTCAGGTTTATGTTggcttcattgttttttttatcatttcttGTTATCTCTTTTCAATGCAAATGACCACAAAGCTCTAAAACAAGTGATCACAAAGCTTTTAAAATCATCATCCTACATAAGAAACATAGATGCAAGTTCTTACAACACCAAACATAGATTCAAGTTCATaactaaagaaaaacaaacataGATTCAACACAGTCTCAACACACAGACATTCTTCATCAAGCTTCACCATTTCTTGAACGAGAGAAGCACCATCGACCCAACACAAATCACACCTCCAATGCCTAGGACAATCATCAATTTCTTCATCTTTGTTTTCTCTTCAGCCAATACTGCCTCAACTCGATCAAGAACTTGTGCCTCAACTCGATCAAGAACTTCCTTCTCAACGACCAATCTCTCTCTTGCAATCTCTTTCACATACTGCTCAATACTTGCATTTTTGCATTCAAGCGATTCTAACTCCTCCAATATTGCCTCATCTATCCATTTGAATCTATGATCATCATTCTCCAGCTAAACAATACACATACACAACAAAGCAGAAATCAATCATCATTCTCTATATAAAAGCGATTTTAGTAACTTTCTTAAACAAGACTAATCGTGAATAACAACTAAATTACCCTCTTCTTTGCTGCATATGCACATCGAAAGTATCTCCTGTAAGGATTAGGAGTCGAATTTGACATCAAGGGAATGATGGATTCACCACACCAACATTTCTTTGGGACACCTACAAAACGTCCACCTCTTCTACGCGCATTTGATGCTCCAGAGGTAGCTCCAGACACGATATTTGAAGACCCAGACATCACTCTTTACTCTCACAGTTGGAAATTAGGGGGAAGAAGAGAATCGAAGTTGATTAATGAGATTTAGGGTTCTTGTTCGTCGGGAAG
This genomic stretch from Brassica napus cultivar Da-Ae chromosome C9, Da-Ae, whole genome shotgun sequence harbors:
- the LOC111215865 gene encoding uncharacterized protein LOC111215865 isoform X2, which encodes MASVDDVDGGETFDEEAEERDECEIEHLLNEFVDEPCIRHDQIPESDDEEEKGCKKKPPEVTHIKRGDGSLYKKQTFVNGVGFKDCVLDYALKTGHNIQQYRYDKEKIGFKCVGSNEGGSCEWKIYDSVLPSDNVWKVRVFVENHSCVPNGECSMLKVPQIARLFIDKIREEPDYYMPMKIEQLVLEKWGITVSRAQCQAARTKALKWIEFEYDHQFARLRDYAAEILESNKDSTVVIETSKNTEGKDEFNRFYTCFDNIRRTWKETCRPLLGIDGCFVKHKIKGQVLVALGRDADNAIYPVAWGVVQVENTDNWSWFVRMVKEDLGLDDGEGFVIVSDRQKGLIAAVKEELPKVEHRKCVRHIYENLKKKHGSKSDMKSYLWSLAWSYNEAEYKERLDRIFNYDVGVYDDVMKTNPKSWCRAYHRLGPYCEDVENNSTESFNNTIGKARELPFVPMLETIRRLAMARIAKRSAISHGHKGICTPYATEFLKIEKEKATACTITRSTNGMYEAKLGGCTHRVSLDRWTCTCMKFEICGIPCEHAYGVILHKKLKAEDFVCKWFRTSMWRRNYTDGLIPVRGARFWPQTGAPDVHIPPDPDQPGRKKMTKADKKRKKPANESPTKKQPKHKKRIMHCGICGQPDHNSRFHSKKQASRAGPSHVASPAASQAHSPAASQASSQAGCHIIHGYEDMC
- the LOC111215865 gene encoding uncharacterized protein LOC111215865 isoform X1, whose product is MASVDDVDGGETFDEEAEERDECEIEHLLNEFVDEPCIRHDQIPESDDEEEKGCKKKPPEVTHIKRGDGSLYKKQTFVNGVGFKDCVLDYALKTGHNIQQYRYDKEKIGFKCVGSNEGGSCEWKIYDSVLPSDNVWKVRVFVENHSCVPNGECSMLKVPQIARLFIDKIREEPDYYMPMKIEQLVLEKWGITVSRAQCQAARTKALKWIEFEYDHQFARLRDYAAEILESNKDSTVVIETSKNTEGKDEFNRFYTCFDNIRRTWKETCRPLLGIDGCFVKHKIKGQVLVALGRDADNAIYPVAWGVVQVENTDNWSWFVRMVKEDLGLDDGEGFVIVSDRQKGLIAAVKEELPKVEHRKCVRHIYENLKKKHGSKSDMKSYLWSLAWSYNEAEYKERLDRIFNYDVGVYDDVMKTNPKSWCRAYHRLGPYCEDVENNSTESFNNTIGKARELPFVPMLETIRRLAMARIAKRSAISHGHKGICTPYATEFLKIEKEKATACTITRSTNGMYEAKLGGCTHRVSLDRWTCTCMKFEICGIPCEHAYGVILHKKLKAEDFVCKWFRTSMWRRNYTDGLIPVRGARFWPQTGAPDVHIPPDPDQPGRKKMTKADKKRKKPANESPTKKQPKHKKRIMHCGICGQPDHNSRFHSKKQVCSVSNSPLVSSNKDSLIFIFGRLLELVLLMLLLQLLLKLILQLLRKLLLKLVVISSMDMKICVDGGHDFCGF